One window from the genome of Toxotes jaculatrix isolate fToxJac2 chromosome 17, fToxJac2.pri, whole genome shotgun sequence encodes:
- the LOC121197582 gene encoding E3 ubiquitin-protein ligase TRIM35-like: MASGSEDNLCCPVCHEIFRDPVLLLCSHSFCKACWQQWWTGNPTECPVCKRRSSLYDPPQNLALRNLCEAFSKEQTESPSAGSAGLCSLHSEKLRLFCLDDQQPVCVVCLHSETHKNHSFSPVDEAAQAYRKTLHQLLKPLQEKLELFKDIKGNFDQTAKDIEVQAENTEKQIEDIILTLQMFLQKEEQVRITALRTDKQQKTQTMKRKSKALRNEIEALSDTVTATEELLRTEDLSFLQRYKTAAEIVHSFTLSDPQPTPGALIDMDKHLNNLPFRILDKMRMQVTNTS; the protein is encoded by the coding sequence atggCTTCTGGATCAGAGGACAACCTGTGCTGTCCTGTCTGCCATGAAATCTTTCGAGATCCTGTCCTCCTGTTATGCAGCCACAGTTTCTGTAAAGCCTGCTGGCAGCAGTGGTGGACGGGGAACCCAACAGAGTGTCCGGTCTGTAAGAGGAGATCCTCGTTGTACGATCCACCTCAAAACTTGGCTCTAAGGAATCTGTGTGAGGCTTTTTCAAAGGAGCAAACGGAGAGTCCTTCAGCCGGCTCTGCAGGTCTCTGCAGCCTGCACTCTGAGAAGCTCAGGCTCTTTTGTCTGGATGATCAGCAGCCAGTGTGTGTCGTCTGCCTGCACTCAGAAACGCACAAAAACCACAGCTTCAGTCCCGTCGATGAAGCTGCTCAGGCGTACAGAAAGACACTTCACCAACTCCTGAAGCCCCTACAGGAGAAACTGGAGCTCTTCAAGGACATTAAAGGAAACTTTGATCAAACAGCAAAAGACATTGAAGTTcaggcagaaaacacagagaagcagattGAGGACATCATTTTAACACTTCAGATGTTTCTCCAAAAGGAGGAGCAGGTAAGAATTACTGCACTGAGGACGGACAAGCAGCAGAAGACTCAGACGATGAAGAGGAAGAGTAAGGCTCTGAGAAATGAGATAGAAGCTCTTtcagacacagtcacagctacagaggagctgctgagaaCTGAAGATCTCTCATTCCTGCAGAGGTACAAGACTGCAGCTGAAATCGTCCACAGTTTCACGCTCAGTGACCCACAGCCCACCCCAGGAGCTCTGATAGACATGGACAAACACCTGAACAACCTGCCCTTCCGAATCCTGGACAAGATGCGGATGCAGGTGACCAACACCTCATGA